The following is a genomic window from Chrysiogenia bacterium.
TGGGAGAGCATGATCCCGGCGCTGCGTGAGGGCCGCGCCGATGTGATTGCAGCCCCCATGACAATCACCCCGACGCGGACGGAGCAGGTCCTCTTTGCGCGCCCCTATGCCGCCACGCGCATTGTCCCGGTCTGGAAAAAGGGCACCGAGCCCGTGGTCAGCGCCGAGGACCTCTCGGGCCGCAAGGTGCGTGTCCACGAGGCCCACAGCTACTACGGGGAGCTGCGCCGCCTCAACGAAAAGCTGGCCGCGCAGGGCATCCCGCCCATCAAGATTGTCAAAGCCGACCCCGAGCTGACCACCGAAGACCTGCTCGAACAGCTCACCGAGGGCAAATTCGACTACACCCTGGCCGACGAGCAGATCGCGCTGGTCAACAAGACCTTCCTGCCCGAGCTGGAAATCGGCCCGCCGATCTCCGGGGAGCAGCAGCTCGCCTGGGCCGTGCACCCGGCGGCGAAAGATCTCGCTGCCGAGATCAACAAGATGATCACCCAGCTCAAGCGCGAGCCCACCTTCAATGTCATCTACAACCGTTACTTCAAATCGCCCAAGCACAGCGCGCGCATTCGCTCCGACAAGCTCTATGCCGCCAGTGGGCAGATCTCCCCCTACGACAAGCTCATCAAGAGAGCCGCGAAGGAAAACAAGCTCGACTGGATCCTGCTGGCCGCGCAGGTCTATCAGGAAAGCCGCTTCGATCCCCAGGCAAAGAGCTGGGCGGGCGCGCGCGGGCTTATGCAGCTCATGCCGGCCACCGCGCGCGAGCTGGGCGTGAAAAAGCCCGCCGACCCTGCGCAGTCCGTCAGCGCCGGGGCGCGCTACCTGGCCCAGCTTCGCGATCGCATCCAGGACGTGAGCGCGCCAACCGAGCGCATCAAGATGGCGCTGGCGGCCTACAACTGCGGACTCACCCACGTGCGCAATGCTCGGAAGCTCATGCGCGAAGAAGGCGCAACGGCCGACACCTGGCGCGAGGTCCGCAAGGGGCTCAAGAAGCTCAGCCAGAAGAAATACTACGCACGTCCCGAATACGGCTACGTGCGAGCCAGCGAGCCCATCCGCTATGTCGAAGAGATCACGAGTCGCGCCGCGGCCTACCGCCACGCGCTCGGCGAGCGCGACGAGTGACTATTTGGGCACTTCGGCCCAGAACAGCCCGCGCACATCACCGAGCGCAAAGCCCGTGGCCTGATCTTCGGGGTACTGCTCCGCAAGGGCTTTGCGCACCTCGGGCGAGAGCGTCTCGCGCGCGCCGTGGCAGTTCAGGCAGAGTCCCATCGTTCCAATGGGACGGATGACCCCGACACGATCGCCCAGGTCCACCGCCATGGACTCCACCGCGTCTGCCTTCTTACCGGCCGAAGTCTCTACATAGGCCGCAACCCAGTCGCGCGGCGCGTTCGCCGGGTTGCGCAGCTTGTGGCTGGTGCGGCCCATCGTGATGCCCTGCTCGCTGGCCATCCGCGCGGTGATCGCCTGCGCCTCGTCGTGGCACAGATGAATTGCAGAGACGGGCCCGCCCTCGGCGATCTGTTTCTTGAGCTTGCCCATGAGTCCCTTCTTGAGGGCCTCAATGCCGGCGTCTCCCCTGGCGATGGCGCCGGTCCATTCCTTCGGCGCCTCATCGATCTTCCACGCA
Proteins encoded in this region:
- the mltF gene encoding membrane-bound lytic murein transglycosylase MltF, which codes for MQQPRIFFTGLLPLLGAISIALCCACEREVQQAPPAPLAPAAEVGLKAIKARGVLRVLTRNNSNSYFVWRGRRMGFQYELAERLAKRLGVRLEVLVPQDWESMIPALREGRADVIAAPMTITPTRTEQVLFARPYAATRIVPVWKKGTEPVVSAEDLSGRKVRVHEAHSYYGELRRLNEKLAAQGIPPIKIVKADPELTTEDLLEQLTEGKFDYTLADEQIALVNKTFLPELEIGPPISGEQQLAWAVHPAAKDLAAEINKMITQLKREPTFNVIYNRYFKSPKHSARIRSDKLYAASGQISPYDKLIKRAAKENKLDWILLAAQVYQESRFDPQAKSWAGARGLMQLMPATARELGVKKPADPAQSVSAGARYLAQLRDRIQDVSAPTERIKMALAAYNCGLTHVRNARKLMREEGATADTWREVRKGLKKLSQKKYYARPEYGYVRASEPIRYVEEITSRAAAYRHALGERDE
- a CDS encoding DUF3365 domain-containing protein; translation: MKRLVTALSFVCALLIAAPAGSENRAWKIDEAPKEWTGAIARGDAGIEALKKGLMGKLKKQIAEGGPVSAIHLCHDEAQAITARMASEQGITMGRTSHKLRNPANAPRDWVAAYVETSAGKKADAVESMAVDLGDRVGVIRPIGTMGLCLNCHGARETLSPEVRKALAEQYPEDQATGFALGDVRGLFWAEVPK